A single genomic interval of Eurosta solidaginis isolate ZX-2024a chromosome 3, ASM4086904v1, whole genome shotgun sequence harbors:
- the Orai gene encoding calcium release-activated calcium channel protein 1 isoform X1 gives MFATIRHLVGGGGSATQPDPLTHAQERCRPTKKRPTKKISKRLRQQQQIEQMQQMLLLDNETYSTLHYERTNLSHSSLLLHQISHDSITDECNQTLDSIVPLTFASAATPIILPSGLNFKTDTLNDKYALNAGQTRLPPPHPQTVLITSQHSSPPPSLTSSVPPPLHNGGVGGGYSTYLPHDYSLCDSCRPLRLYNNTHVKSGSPSSVSQKSFSGVSTRYLNLNSNSSNRFNSVPPSSVVSTTTPPPQSHLQNHHPTSFPAPPLRSFHHFSRFQPRRTTSASMSQSGDDLHSPSYLSWRKLQLSRAKLKASSKTSALLSGFAMVAMVEVQLDSNTKVPAGMLVAFAICTTLLVAVHMLALMISTCILPNIETVCNLHSISLVHESPHERLHWYIETAWAFSTLLGLILFLLEIAILCWVKFYDLSQPAAWSACIVLIPVMIIFLAFAIHFYRSLVTHKYEVTVSGIRELEMLKEQMEQDHTDSHHHHHRNNGLNYGASGEIV, from the exons ATGTTCGCCACCATACGACATCTGGTTGGTGGTGGTGGCAGCGCTACTCAACCGGATCCACTAACTCATGCGCAGGAACGATGCAGGCCAACAAAGAAGAGACCAaccaaaaaaatatcaaaaagattgcgacaacaacaacaaatcgaaCAAATGCAACAAATGTTATTGCTTGACAATGAAACTTATTCCACATTACATTATGAGCGCACCAATCTCAGCCATAGCAGTCTTCTACTACATCAGATCTCGCACGACAGTATAACAGACGAGTGCAACCAAACGCTCGATTCTATTGTACCATTAACTTTTGCCTCAGCTGCAACACCAATAATTTTACCAAGTGGTTTAAACTTTAAAACAGATACGCTTAACGATAAATACGCGTTAAATGCTGGACAGACGCGTTTGCCACCGCCACATCCGCAAACTGTGTTAATAACATCACAACATTCATCACCGCCACCATCTCTAACGAGCAGTGTACCACCACCCCTTCATAACGGTGGTGTTGGTGGTGGTTATTCAACATATTTACCACACGATTATAGTCTCTGTGATTCGTGTCGTCCATTACGTCTTTATAATAATACTCACGTTAAATCAGGTAGTCCTAGTTCGGTGTCGCAGAAAAGTTTTAGTGGTGTTTCAACGcgttatttgaatttaaattcgAATTCGAGCAATCGTTTTAATTCTGTGCCACCGTCCTCTGTTGTGTCTACAACAACACCGCCGCCACAATCGCATCTACAAAATCACCATCCGACATCGTTTCCAGCTCCGCCTTTACGCTCTTTTCATCATTTCTCTCGTTTTCAGCCAAGACGTACAACTAGCGCTAGCATGTCACAATCTGGAGACGATCTACATTCGCCTAGCTATCTGTCATGGCGAAAGCTGCAACTGAGTCGTGCCAAGCTAAAAGCCTCCAGCAAGACGTCAGCATTACTATCCGGATTTGCCATG GTCGCCATGGTCGAGGTTCAATTGGATAGTAACACCAAAGTGCCTGCCGGTATGCTCGTCGCATTCGCAATCTGTACGACTCTGCTTGTTGCTGTTCACATGCTGGCGCTGATGATCAGCACCTGTATATTGCCCAATATTGAGACGGTTTGCAACTTACATAGCATCTCATTGGTACATGAATCTCCACACGAACGCCTACATTGGTATATTGAAACGGCGTGGGCATTCTCAAcattacttggtttaatattatttttactcGAAATAGCAATACTTTGTTGGGTGAAGTTCTACGATTTAAGTCAACCAGCCGCTTGGTCGGCATGCATCGTACTTATTCCAGTTATGATTATATTCTTAGCTTTTGCCATACATTTCTATCGTTCATTGGTAACACACAAGTACGAGGTTACTGTGTCGGGTATACGAGAGTTGGAAATGTTGAAAGAACAAATGGAACAAGATCATACGGAttcacatcatcatcatcatcgcaATAATGGTTTGAATTATGGTGCGAGTGGTGAAATTGTTTAG